From Mucilaginibacter rubeus, a single genomic window includes:
- a CDS encoding M1 family metallopeptidase, whose product MKLRSIGIGLMSVLALGASAQKRKLNPNDTSSNYNPAEAFRPMFYTEKGNNFHSPNGAPGPKYWQNRADYTLKVKLDTTSKTISGTVVINYTNNSPDALPYLWLQLDQNTYKQDARSNFFTDHSPAADQHTSGYQIESVSVDYGDVVKPVPFVISDARMQVRLAHPLQKGAIKLRINYHYTIPGAFGGRTDYCDTKNGKIYEIAQWFPRMCVYDDSHGWDTLPFLGSGEFYLDYGDIDYAVTVPWDMIVAGSGELLNPKEVLTAKQIARLDQARNSDKTIMIRDLAEVNDHASRPVNKGTLTWHFKMLNTRDVAFGASKAYIWDAARVNLPSGKKSLAMSVYPAESYGNDAWGRATEYLKKSIEYFSEKWFEYPYPVAINEAGIAGGMEYPGIVFDGITDKGSVLYWVTAHEIGHNWFPMIVGSNERRYGWMDEGLNTFIDIYASDAFNKGEYAPKRDSEYAPGGGNPADEIIPAMLDPQSPSIMTAPDAIPEKYRHPLTYYKPAFGLVLLREQILGKDRFDYAFKNYINQWAFKHPQPDDFFRSMENGAGEDLSWFWKGWFYNNWLVDIALIDAKYAGKDTSKGITINVVNKEQLPMPFTVEVKFKDGNKKRFYLPVETWLQYKQINYTLPTTQEAESVTIDPDAALPDLNRGNNSQKVK is encoded by the coding sequence ATGAAATTAAGATCTATCGGCATTGGCTTAATGTCGGTTTTAGCACTCGGCGCATCGGCGCAAAAAAGGAAACTCAATCCTAACGATACTTCATCAAACTACAATCCGGCAGAGGCTTTCAGGCCTATGTTTTATACCGAAAAAGGTAACAATTTTCATTCGCCAAACGGTGCTCCCGGCCCAAAATACTGGCAAAACCGGGCCGACTATACCCTTAAAGTTAAACTTGATACCACAAGCAAAACCATAAGCGGTACTGTTGTGATCAATTACACCAATAACAGTCCGGATGCCCTGCCATACCTTTGGCTGCAACTTGATCAAAACACATACAAACAAGATGCCCGCTCTAATTTTTTCACAGATCATTCACCGGCTGCTGATCAGCATACCAGTGGTTACCAGATAGAATCCGTATCAGTTGATTATGGCGATGTGGTTAAACCTGTGCCCTTCGTAATTTCTGACGCCCGTATGCAGGTCCGCCTTGCACACCCGCTGCAAAAAGGGGCCATCAAACTGCGTATTAATTATCATTATACCATTCCTGGCGCTTTTGGCGGCCGTACCGATTATTGCGATACCAAAAATGGCAAGATCTATGAAATTGCCCAGTGGTTTCCGCGGATGTGCGTTTATGACGACAGTCATGGCTGGGATACCCTCCCGTTTTTAGGCAGCGGCGAATTTTATCTTGATTACGGAGATATAGATTATGCTGTTACTGTACCATGGGATATGATCGTAGCCGGATCGGGCGAATTGCTTAACCCTAAAGAAGTGCTTACCGCTAAACAGATTGCCCGATTAGATCAGGCGCGAAATAGCGATAAAACCATCATGATCCGCGATTTGGCAGAGGTTAACGATCATGCCAGTCGCCCGGTTAATAAGGGAACACTTACCTGGCATTTTAAAATGCTTAATACGCGTGATGTTGCCTTTGGCGCATCAAAGGCTTATATATGGGATGCGGCAAGGGTGAACCTGCCCAGCGGCAAAAAGTCATTGGCAATGAGCGTTTACCCAGCCGAAAGTTACGGCAACGACGCCTGGGGCCGGGCTACCGAATACCTTAAAAAATCAATAGAATATTTTTCGGAAAAATGGTTTGAATACCCTTACCCTGTTGCCATTAATGAGGCTGGTATTGCCGGCGGTATGGAATACCCCGGTATCGTGTTTGACGGCATTACCGATAAAGGCAGCGTACTGTATTGGGTTACTGCGCACGAGATTGGCCACAACTGGTTCCCTATGATCGTAGGATCAAACGAGCGCCGCTACGGCTGGATGGACGAAGGCCTGAACACCTTTATAGATATCTACGCTTCCGACGCGTTTAACAAAGGCGAATACGCTCCGAAACGCGATAGCGAATACGCTCCGGGAGGTGGTAATCCAGCCGATGAGATCATACCGGCCATGCTTGACCCGCAGTCGCCAAGTATTATGACAGCACCTGACGCTATTCCTGAAAAATACCGCCATCCGCTCACCTACTATAAACCTGCTTTTGGCCTGGTTTTATTACGTGAACAGATTTTAGGGAAAGACAGGTTTGATTACGCATTTAAAAACTATATTAATCAATGGGCTTTTAAACATCCGCAACCCGATGATTTCTTCAGGTCGATGGAGAATGGTGCCGGTGAAGACCTATCCTGGTTCTGGAAAGGATGGTTTTACAATAACTGGTTAGTTGATATAGCCCTCATTGATGCTAAATATGCAGGCAAGGATACTTCTAAGGGTATCACTATAAATGTGGTGAACAAAGAACAACTGCCAATGCCATTTACTGTAGAGGTAAAATTTAAAGACGGCAACAAAAAACGCTTTTACCTGCCGGTTGAAACCTGGCTGCAATACAAACAGATAAACTACACACTGCCTACCACACAGGAAGCCGAATCGGTAACTATTGATCCCGATGCTGCCCTGCCCGATCTTAACCGAGGCAATAATAGCCAAAAGGTTAAATAA